TAGTAGCATACACTCGCCAAGTTTCACACGGAAAATACGACCCTTCAAGTTCTCCTAGTATTGGTTATTTTGATGTTGTTGGAAACGATAGAAggtaaatatggtagtgatatgctcaaatttggtagtgatatgacatcatcatgtccatatatgggcacatcacatttttttttacataaagttttGATAGTGTGGATAGAGCTTAAGGAAAAATTaaatgtgtgtatatattttaaattttatataataaatttgtCAACTGCTGGAATTCTTTGAACCatattctatattatattatttaataaatgtaaaaaatactGTTATTTCACTGAgaaattgattattaatttttctctTTTGTAGACGAGAATGGCAAACATTAGGGGATTTATCTCAACAAGATGCTATGCTagaattttgtaaacatttaaatttaacctGTGGAAAATTAAAGCCATATCTTGAAGCGCAACGGTGggaaaaagaagaaaaggaaCGTCAAAGGTATGGCATATTTTGCTACATAGTATTCAGGATTTATTTGTGTGTGctgaactaaataaaatattttgttggccataatatgaattaaaaaacaGTTATTGACAATTAGTAATTCACTTGTTAATGTCAGTAATTCACTTTTTTATGAACAGTATTTATACTAGatcaaaatgtaaacaaatagagggcgctatagaaTATTATTCATGCATgcaaattcaacaacaaaaaaagtttaatgCTCAATTATCAACAAAAAAAAGGACCCATTTTGGGTTGGTCTCGATTGTATAAACAAGTTTTCTAGGCCTAACATGTTAATTTTATATGTAGGAGAGAAGAGGAAGAAGAAAGAATACGAaaggaagaagaagaaaaagaaagaattagACAAGAAGAAGTTAGGAAAAAAGAGGAGGAAGAACGAATAATACAAGAACAACAAAAgtaattgaattttattttccaGTAttgttgaaaaagaaaaataaacaaatgctgaattttattatgcATTTTATCATGTATTACCACGGCGGTGTAATGCAATACCGTGACTTTTGTGGAAACCAGAgcttttttaaagatatttacataaaaatgattatttgcATTGCAGGTTACAAATAAAAGAATCAATTTATCAGCAAGTGTTACCGCAAGTTCAGGCATACGCTGCCCAACAATATCCAAATAATCCACAACAGGTAAgggaacattttatttaatttaaatttagttcTCCGAGAAAGCCTAATACAGGAGCATCATTGTCACACTAACACACCCTACTCTTTtcaaatagtgtaccaagttctttattGCAATGGCTTTATGTCCTATCTGAAGGACGAGGTAATGAGAGTAAAATATCTTTAGCATTCATCAGTACCATTGCACTATTGTAGTTCATTTATCACATGATATTTACACTTGATTTTGTGTTCAAAGATTCACACTGTTTAAGTGTTGTtcacactagcgacgcaacgtaacgcaacacacgcaacgtaagaaaatgcccttccaataattgtaattgtttgccctgcttgcgtgaaatcaaacctatcACTGCTGCGTTCTCACTTTTGATTATGCAGTACATCGCTGAGTTGCGGGCGTCGTTAGTGGGAACCGCGCAATGTTCACTTTTtcgtttttatattaacttcttaaatttgtttttctgtaTCCAGCAACAAGCTTACATTAGTCAGATACAAGAACATTATTACCAACAATACCTACAACAGGTGTATCAGCAACAGCAACAAGGAATGGAAAGCCAACAGCAAAAAATAGCAGGTTCAGGTGAGTGAGCGTTCCATACCTGTGGATTAAATCCACCTGTTCCTTCTCATATTGGACAAGAGCATTTCATACTATTATGCTACTATACTATCAACTTTTTGTAGGTGGGAAAAACTGTGTTGTACCAGAGGGCATtgtcataataaaattaatatttttgtagatgaaaaaaattatgttgTACCAGAGGCATTGTCATAGAAAATTAAAGTATTTCTAGATTGAAAAACTGCAAAGTCACTAGGCTTCATATAACTTTATTCCAAATTTGTAGTTAAAGGTAGAGATGTGATTTTGAATAATCTTTCTATTTAAATGACAATTTCTTTTAGGTGACAATTTACCTGATAGCTTTGCAAATATGAAACTTCAAAATGGACCACCAAATGGGGATCTTTCAACACAACAAACTAGTGATATTGTAGACAGCCGTAAGTATAAGACTGTGTCTAATTTAAGCTCCATAAAATAAACTTGCCCTCTCTAGGTCTTTTCTCATGCGAGGCAAAACATACCTCGCTTGCAGGGTATATTCATagtaatattactaggtctTGTGCATGTCTAACTGATGCATAATCTTTGATACAtttgtatgtatcatatgtgaCACCTGTATCATCGACTTTAGGCTTAACTTTAACATTAGGATAATACAGTTGTCatatgtgatacatatgtgacactgtatacATAATGATAATCTACCTATGATAATTTCCTATGTGAGAATCTTGTTTTTTATCCCAATTAACCATGACTATGGCCAGTATAAACtgttaagctatgtctacactatcaaactttatgtgacaaaaatgtgatgtgcccatatattgacattctgtctgtcatatcactaccatatgtgggcatatcactaccatatttgggtacatcacaaccatatttggtagtgtagacaaagctttagaatcctagtaataacattaattattttgttctaaAGTTTCATTAATCAATTATTAGAAAGTATTTTTTctcattaaaaatgattttagaaCAAACAGTTGCTGATGCGTCAATATGGACACGTCCACAAATTAAGGAATTCAAAGAACAATTATCAAAGGACACTGAAGCCGTCATTACAGTGGGTAGGGGAGAAACTGTCACTGTACGTGTGCCAACTCATGATGAGGGCGCCTGTATATTTTGGGAATTTGCCACCGATAGCTACGATCTTGGGTTTGGATTGTACTTTGAATGGACGGAGGCACAAAGCAATGCAATAAGTGTACATGTGAG
The window above is part of the Antedon mediterranea chromosome 10, ecAntMedi1.1, whole genome shotgun sequence genome. Proteins encoded here:
- the LOC140060580 gene encoding Golgi resident protein GCP60-like isoform X1, which gives rise to MANESIESVESITHKIEEETNNIDTTSKLDTEAEWGFPLKELYNICLRFYKEKEGSKAINLSYEDKLKLVAYTRQVSHGKYDPSSSPSIGYFDVVGNDRRREWQTLGDLSQQDAMLEFCKHLNLTCGKLKPYLEAQRWEKEEKERQRREEEEERIRKEEEEKERIRQEEVRKKEEEERIIQEQQKLQIKESIYQQVLPQVQAYAAQQYPNNPQQQQAYISQIQEHYYQQYLQQVYQQQQQGMESQQQKIAGSGDNLPDSFANMKLQNGPPNGDLSTQQTSDIVDSQQTVADASIWTRPQIKEFKEQLSKDTEAVITVGRGETVTVRVPTHDEGACIFWEFATDSYDLGFGLYFEWTEAQSNAISVHVSESSDEEDELEEEGGEGKGDLESGSSKAKGPPMDEIIPIFRRECHEQVFAGSHAYPGKGIYLLRFDNSYSLFRSKKLYYRVYYSK
- the LOC140060580 gene encoding Golgi resident protein GCP60-like isoform X2; protein product: MTPHPVCQEKEGSKAINLSYEDKLKLVAYTRQVSHGKYDPSSSPSIGYFDVVGNDRRREWQTLGDLSQQDAMLEFCKHLNLTCGKLKPYLEAQRWEKEEKERQRREEEEERIRKEEEEKERIRQEEVRKKEEEERIIQEQQKLQIKESIYQQVLPQVQAYAAQQYPNNPQQQQAYISQIQEHYYQQYLQQVYQQQQQGMESQQQKIAGSGDNLPDSFANMKLQNGPPNGDLSTQQTSDIVDSQQTVADASIWTRPQIKEFKEQLSKDTEAVITVGRGETVTVRVPTHDEGACIFWEFATDSYDLGFGLYFEWTEAQSNAISVHVSESSDEEDELEEEGGEGKGDLESGSSKAKGPPMDEIIPIFRRECHEQVFAGSHAYPGKGIYLLRFDNSYSLFRSKKLYYRVYYSK